In Brienomyrus brachyistius isolate T26 chromosome 19, BBRACH_0.4, whole genome shotgun sequence, one DNA window encodes the following:
- the LOC125715171 gene encoding cofilin-2, which produces MASGVAVSDEVIKVFNDMKVRKSSSSEDVKKRKKAVLFCLSEDKKKIIVEEGKQILVGDIGESVDDPYASFVKLLPLSDCRYGLYDATYETKESKKEDLVFIFWAPENAPLKSKMIYASSKDAIKKKFTGIKHEWQVNGLDDIQDRSTLAEKLGGNVVVSLEGRPL; this is translated from the exons ATG GCTTCGGGCGTCGCAGTGAGCGATGAAGTCATCAAGGTGTTCAATGACATGAAGGTGCGCAAGTCCTCGTCGTCGGAAGACGTCAAGAAACGCAAGAAGGCCGTGCTCTTCTGCCTCAGTGAGGACAAGAAGAAGATAATCGTGGAGGAGGGCAAACAGATCCTCGTTGGTGATATCGGGGAGTCCGTGGACGACCCGTACGCCTCGTTCGTGAAGCTTTTACCTCTCAGCGACTGTCGCTACGGCCTCTACGACGCCACATACGAAACAAAGGAGTCGAAGAAGGAAGACTTGGTGTTTATATTTTG GGCCCCTGAAAACGCCCCTTTAAAAAGTAAGATGATCTATGCAAGCTCCAAAGACGCCATAAAGAAAAAGTTCACAG GCATCAAGCACGAGTGGCAGGTGAATGGTTTAGATGACATCCAGGACCGCTCCACGTTGGCGGAGAAGCTGGGAGGAAACGTGGTGGTTTCCCTGGAAGGCCGACCTTTGTAA